One region of Candidatus Omnitrophota bacterium genomic DNA includes:
- a CDS encoding lipopolysaccharide biosynthesis protein yields MDTQDIIPENIACEKRFRGDSLKKRWLYKFFANFIGFGMGFITQSIVPRSLGPGAYGDFSFLTNFFTQVANFFDMGTSACFYTKLSQRPEERDLVSFYIYFAAFLVVGVMTFVVVSVLTGAYAGFWPGQEIFYIYLAAGFGILSWVVQAMASMTDAYGITVMAEKAKMLQKVLTVAIVVLLYIFNQITLANFFYLQYAVFCFLILAFIYIMRREGYLLGQGITIAFDRAKKYIKEFYTYSHPLFFCYLIGMVVNIFDRWLLQAFGGSIQQGFFGFSFQISALCFIFAGALTPLLVREFSISHAKQDLKEMSRVFQKYMPVLLFSTTFLTCFIAAQSGNIVAIMGGDKYRDSVWPLFIMAFYPIYQVFGQACGSVFLAMGETKSYSNISILFMLLGIPATYFLIAPRALYGLDAGATGLALKMILLQGLGVNALLYGTAKALKFSFRKYVFAQGTTMAALLTLAFAASFAAVRFTGFFCNNFVNFFSAGLAYTAMAAAVLYFFPGIFALRKSDIDSAIEAGMKKLGRDR; encoded by the coding sequence ATGGATACCCAGGACATAATACCGGAAAATATCGCCTGCGAGAAACGCTTCCGGGGCGATTCCCTTAAGAAGCGCTGGCTCTATAAATTCTTTGCCAACTTTATAGGGTTCGGCATGGGATTTATTACCCAGTCCATCGTGCCTCGGAGCCTGGGCCCGGGCGCATACGGCGATTTCAGCTTCCTGACCAATTTTTTTACGCAGGTAGCGAATTTCTTCGACATGGGTACGTCGGCGTGTTTTTATACCAAGCTTTCACAGCGCCCCGAGGAGAGGGATTTAGTTTCATTCTATATATATTTTGCCGCTTTTCTCGTGGTAGGTGTTATGACGTTTGTCGTAGTATCGGTATTGACCGGCGCTTACGCCGGATTTTGGCCGGGGCAGGAGATATTTTACATATATCTGGCCGCGGGGTTCGGTATATTGAGCTGGGTAGTGCAGGCTATGGCAAGCATGACCGACGCATATGGTATCACGGTCATGGCCGAGAAGGCGAAGATGCTTCAAAAGGTATTGACCGTCGCGATAGTTGTCCTGTTATATATTTTCAACCAGATTACCCTGGCCAATTTTTTCTATCTTCAATATGCGGTTTTCTGCTTCCTCATCCTGGCATTTATATATATAATGAGGCGGGAAGGCTATTTGCTTGGGCAGGGAATAACCATCGCTTTTGATAGAGCAAAGAAATATATAAAAGAATTCTATACTTACAGCCATCCTTTATTCTTTTGTTATCTTATAGGGATGGTAGTGAATATATTCGATAGATGGCTCTTGCAGGCTTTCGGCGGAAGTATACAACAGGGCTTTTTCGGGTTCTCTTTTCAGATAAGCGCGCTGTGTTTTATTTTCGCCGGGGCGCTGACGCCTCTTTTGGTCAGGGAATTCTCGATCTCGCACGCCAAACAGGATCTTAAAGAGATGAGCCGTGTCTTTCAGAAATATATGCCCGTGTTATTGTTCTCTACCACTTTCTTGACGTGCTTTATCGCCGCGCAATCGGGGAACATAGTCGCGATTATGGGCGGAGATAAATACAGGGATTCGGTCTGGCCGTTATTCATCATGGCATTTTATCCCATTTACCAGGTTTTTGGCCAGGCATGCGGCTCAGTTTTTTTGGCGATGGGCGAGACCAAATCTTACAGTAATATAAGTATATTATTTATGCTGTTAGGTATCCCGGCGACTTATTTTTTAATAGCCCCCCGCGCGCTTTATGGGTTGGATGCCGGCGCGACCGGACTGGCTCTAAAGATGATATTGCTTCAAGGTCTGGGGGTCAATGCGCTTTTATACGGTACGGCCAAGGCTCTCAAGTTCTCATTCAGAAAATATGTATTCGCGCAGGGCACAACCATGGCGGCGCTTTTGACGCTTGCCTTCGCGGCATCATTCGCCGCTGTGCGATTTACGGGATTTTTCTGCAATAATTTTGTGAACTTTTTCTCGGCGGGACTGGCTTATACCGCTATGGCCGCCGCGGTGTTGTATTTTTTCCCCGGCATCTTTGCGCTGAGAAAAAGCGATATCGACAGCGCCATTGAGGCAGGCATGAAGAAATTGGGGAGGGACAGGTAG
- a CDS encoding methyltransferase domain-containing protein: MAEQKSNIISEEDIRPEYLKADQAGLLASDIKMLLSYKKKFVKVACPACENGSSRKMFTKYGLQYVKCEKCGTVYVNPRPTPEILEKYYSASKNYEYWNNYIFPASESARREKIFKPRVKKLVEFCKRYGLRPKTLLEVGAGFGTFCEEAARVKFFRRIIAVEPTPGLADTCRKKGIEVIEKPVEKIKLKGLSVDVVASFEVIEHLFYPSGFLRSCASLLSTGGLIILTCPNVKGFDVDVLGKLSATFDNEHLNYFHPESLSRLLERSGFDVVDIATPGRLDAELVRKAALGGKIDLSGRPFLKRVLLDRWDEAGRSFQDFLADNLLSSHMWIVGRKK; this comes from the coding sequence ATGGCCGAACAAAAAAGTAATATCATAAGCGAAGAAGATATAAGGCCGGAGTATTTGAAGGCGGACCAGGCAGGATTACTTGCCTCGGACATAAAGATGCTACTGTCGTACAAGAAAAAGTTTGTGAAGGTCGCGTGCCCTGCCTGCGAAAACGGTTCTTCGCGGAAGATGTTTACGAAGTATGGGCTTCAATATGTTAAGTGCGAAAAATGCGGGACGGTATATGTGAACCCCAGGCCTACGCCGGAGATACTGGAGAAGTATTACTCGGCTTCCAAGAATTATGAATATTGGAATAATTATATCTTCCCGGCTTCGGAATCAGCCAGGAGGGAAAAAATATTCAAACCCAGAGTGAAAAAGCTGGTGGAGTTCTGTAAGCGTTACGGCCTACGGCCAAAGACGCTCCTGGAAGTCGGCGCGGGTTTCGGTACCTTCTGCGAAGAGGCCGCGCGGGTGAAATTTTTCCGCAGGATCATAGCAGTAGAGCCGACGCCCGGCTTGGCCGATACTTGCAGGAAGAAAGGCATAGAAGTAATAGAGAAGCCGGTGGAGAAGATTAAGCTTAAAGGCCTTTCCGTCGATGTCGTTGCTTCCTTCGAAGTTATCGAACATCTTTTTTATCCGTCAGGTTTTTTGCGCAGTTGCGCGTCACTGCTTTCGACAGGCGGCCTTATCATTTTAACGTGCCCTAACGTCAAAGGATTCGACGTAGATGTGCTGGGTAAACTTTCGGCAACATTCGATAATGAGCATCTAAACTACTTTCACCCGGAGTCTCTCTCAAGGCTTCTTGAAAGATCCGGTTTCGATGTTGTGGATATAGCGACACCCGGCAGGCTCGATGCTGAGCTTGTTAGGAAGGCGGCGCTTGGCGGGAAGATAGATCTATCGGGAAGACCTTTCCTTAAGCGCGTACTCCTCGATCGATGGGATGAGGCGGGCCGTTCATTCCAGGATTTCCTGGCGGATAATCTGCTATCTTCGCATATGTGGATAGTAGGACGAAAAAAATGA
- a CDS encoding radical SAM protein has product MKELVKRKDSIDHLKHFGKKDSNLFIHDSYIESGHPERAKKFLEYRKLWESVSEGSKTPDFPYFVTFSFSDSCNLSCAHCYRTFNKDKTERHLLEYDEAVRLIDECKKIGVYSIGIGSESEVFVYKRIADVMKRISENKFEDTWVYTNGTLLNDERIDLILDSDVTRLSISVDAVTGETYRKTRGGDFNKLMSNIFNFLDKREKRRTKLPVLRVTAVKYNLTEPEIGLFVDFWSKIADEVDVQPLIDIKNIDELRYDKIEKINCIYPKRMLYITWNGDYKPCCSEFCKHLTIGNIRDMSILDAWNSEYMRDLRLQLCGEKPLNKACLNCLRSLHSTEKYEPLTLKEK; this is encoded by the coding sequence ATGAAAGAATTGGTTAAAAGGAAAGATTCGATAGACCACTTAAAACATTTCGGGAAAAAAGATTCAAATCTCTTTATACACGATTCCTATATTGAAAGCGGGCATCCCGAAAGGGCGAAAAAGTTTCTCGAATACAGAAAACTTTGGGAAAGCGTGAGCGAGGGCAGTAAGACGCCGGACTTCCCGTATTTTGTGACATTCAGTTTCAGCGATTCATGTAATTTGTCATGCGCGCACTGCTACAGAACATTTAATAAGGATAAGACGGAGAGACATTTACTGGAATACGACGAAGCCGTACGGCTTATAGATGAATGCAAAAAGATAGGTGTATATTCTATAGGGATAGGCAGTGAAAGCGAAGTATTTGTATATAAGCGGATAGCGGATGTGATGAAGCGGATATCTGAAAATAAGTTTGAAGACACGTGGGTATATACGAACGGTACGCTTTTGAACGATGAACGCATTGATCTCATATTGGATAGTGATGTAACGCGCCTCAGTATATCGGTCGACGCTGTAACCGGCGAGACTTACAGGAAAACCAGGGGCGGAGACTTTAATAAATTGATGTCGAACATATTCAATTTTCTCGACAAAAGAGAAAAACGTAGAACGAAACTACCGGTTCTCAGGGTGACCGCCGTAAAATATAACCTAACCGAACCCGAGATAGGCTTATTCGTAGACTTTTGGAGCAAAATAGCGGATGAAGTCGATGTACAGCCGCTTATCGATATAAAAAACATAGACGAATTGCGATATGACAAGATCGAAAAAATAAACTGCATATATCCCAAGAGGATGCTGTATATCACCTGGAACGGGGATTACAAGCCGTGCTGTTCCGAATTCTGTAAGCACCTGACGATAGGGAATATCAGGGATATGAGTATACTGGATGCATGGAATTCGGAATATATGCGCGACCTGAGGTTGCAATTGTGCGGGGAAAAACCCCTTAATAAGGCCTGCCTTAATTGCCTCAGATCCCTGCATAGTACTGAAAAGTATGAACCGTTAACTTTGAAGGAAAAATAG